A window of the Phaseolus vulgaris cultivar G19833 unplaced genomic scaffold, P. vulgaris v2.0 scaffold_43, whole genome shotgun sequence genome harbors these coding sequences:
- the LOC137817396 gene encoding uncharacterized protein: MTTRPARARSEEMTLQQLMGMMQGMQDAMAASKVEQERMQADLAASQARNNELHRANEEIHRGWRGRDEPEAASPPREFTTPFSQAILETAIPNTFTGPKATFTGVDDPEAHLTAFHTQMLLVGGSDAVRCKFFKSTLTGMAMDWFINLLEGHVTSFAQLSQLFREQYLANRTPAPVSYDLFDVKQFQGETLKEYISRFGAQVVKVGTTEEPMIVYAFRKGVRPGSFSKTLNCSRPKTFAEIRRRAVEHIASEGEAYEKCTTAVPARPKEQIRTQPVRVHQTATERKHLDRKRAYEPRRTQPRGQVEERREGNRPPRHNFVMELKDLIAVPNIADRLRPPVKSNKVLGPHKESWCEFHEAFGHHINNCLALGHQLDELVKNGFLKDYLVEKQTGQPSVLQSASGEGQQHEVPIHGEVHTIAGGFSGGGCTAS; this comes from the coding sequence ATGACCACCCGACCAGCACGCGCCAGaagtgaagagatgaccctgcaacaactcatgggtaTGATGCAAGGGATGCAGGACGCAATGGCAGCCTCAAAGGTGGaacaggagcgcatgcaggcggatctggCAGCCTCTCAAGCAAGAAACAACGAGCTCCACCGCGCCAATGAGGAAATACACCGTGGATGGCGTGGCAGAGACGAGCCTGAGGCTGCATCCCCACCCAGGGAATTCACAACACCGTTTTCGCAGGCAATTCTGGAGACAGCGATTCCCAATACGTTCACGGGACCCAAAGCGACCTTCACGGGGGTGGACgatcctgaggcacacctcacggcgttccacacacagatgttgCTGGTAGGCGGTTCAGACGCCGTGAGGTGCAAGTTTTTCAAGAGCACCTTGacggggatggctatggattggttcatcaacCTCCTAGAGGGCCACGTCACGTCCTTCGCCCAACTTTCACAactattcagagagcagtatctAGCCAACAGAACTCCCGCCCCAGTCTCATACGACCTTTTCGACGTTAAGCAGTTCCAAGGCGAAACCCTAAAAGAATACATAAGCCGttttggggcacaagtggtgaAAGTGGGCACCACGGAGgaacccatgattgtgtacgcgttcAGGAAGGGGGTACGTCCCGGATCTTTCAGTAAAACGCTTAACTGCAGCCGCCCCAAAACTTTTGCTGAAATAAGGCGACGAGCGGTAGAGCACATCGCCTCAGAAGGTGAGGCgtacgagaagtgcacgacCGCTGTGCCCGCGCGGCCCAAGGAACAGATACGTACGCAACCTGTTAGGGTTCACCAAACCGCCACGGAGAGAAAACACTTAGACAGGAAGCGCGCCTACGAGCCAAGGAGGACCCAGCCTAGGGGTCAAGTAGAGGAAAGGAGAGAAGGAAACAGGCCACCGAGGCACAACTTCGTGATGGAACTCAAAGATCTGATCGCggtgcccaacatagccgacaggttgaggccaccggtgaagtctaacaaggtgctgggaccccacaaggaatcatggtgcgaattccatGAAGCATTTGGGCATCATATTAACAATTGTTTGGCGCTGGGTCACCAATTGGATGAACTCGTAAAGAATGGCTTCTTGAAGGACTACTTGGTGGAGAAGCAGACAGGACAACCGTCAGTTTTGCAATCAGCGAGTGGCGAGggacagcagcacgaggtgcccatccACGGCGAGGTCCACACTATAGCGGGTGGGTTCTCGGGCGGTGGGTGTACTGCGT